From Neisseria musculi, the proteins below share one genomic window:
- a CDS encoding DUF2523 family protein, which translates to MKFLAALAPYLINHVVRYIFTALGVSIVTYVGFDLLLDNLKNRFISEMGAIPAGAIQLFYIAGGGVVLNIMFGLLAFVVTFKTLSKIGFGRKAS; encoded by the coding sequence ATGAAATTCTTGGCCGCATTGGCACCGTATTTAATTAATCATGTTGTCAGGTATATTTTTACCGCTCTCGGCGTTTCAATCGTTACCTATGTCGGTTTTGATTTGCTCTTGGATAATCTTAAAAACCGCTTTATATCCGAAATGGGCGCGATTCCCGCCGGTGCAATCCAGTTGTTTTATATCGCCGGCGGCGGTGTGGTTTTGAATATTATGTTTGGCCTGCTCGCCTTTGTCGTAACGTTCAAAACACTATCCAAAATCGGTTTCGGCAGAAAGGCATCATAA
- a CDS encoding zonular occludens toxin domain-containing protein, with protein sequence MAAITLITGKPRIGKTAFAVELLMFDDFYKGRKIFSNINGLEIEHHKPPEGHSWEDMHVWLKWKENIGSVVIYDEVQYLYPTRSNGSKMPENVAFLNVHGHYGIDMILITQSPKIIDINLREVVNKHIHIAANKMGGLTRLEWNEVATNPTAQSRNALSSSHKIRQEVFNYYKSAEVHTRHKHIKSRWYYVIIAMLLILPCILGLVGFMGYKMYKGYQEKAGGVVENVTEKAASDVITGNLIPQNALPQVQQGRSLSPDMFVPTLAEKPESKPLYDGVRQVKTYERIAACISGGKSGCTCYSDQATQLKEVTAEMCKDYVKNGLPFNPYKDTATVPYTSSETAQGVSPAPGGEVLVMGGKSPPNLMYDGYVEAGEQFRP encoded by the coding sequence ATGGCGGCGATTACATTAATAACGGGCAAACCCCGTATCGGCAAAACCGCTTTTGCCGTTGAGTTGCTGATGTTTGATGATTTCTACAAAGGCAGAAAAATATTCTCCAACATCAACGGCCTTGAGATTGAGCATCACAAACCGCCTGAAGGCCACAGTTGGGAAGATATGCACGTATGGTTGAAATGGAAAGAAAATATCGGCTCGGTCGTGATTTATGACGAAGTCCAGTATCTTTACCCTACGCGCTCCAACGGTTCCAAGATGCCTGAAAACGTTGCCTTTCTCAACGTTCACGGCCATTACGGCATAGATATGATCCTGATTACCCAATCGCCCAAAATCATCGATATCAACCTGCGTGAAGTGGTAAACAAACATATCCATATCGCCGCAAACAAAATGGGCGGCTTAACCCGCTTGGAATGGAACGAAGTTGCAACCAACCCGACGGCGCAAAGCCGCAATGCTTTATCGTCCAGCCATAAAATCAGGCAGGAAGTATTCAACTACTATAAATCTGCCGAAGTACACACTAGACATAAACACATTAAAAGCCGATGGTATTACGTCATTATTGCCATGTTGCTGATATTGCCCTGTATTCTGGGTTTGGTTGGTTTTATGGGTTATAAAATGTACAAAGGCTATCAGGAAAAGGCGGGCGGGGTGGTTGAGAATGTAACCGAAAAGGCCGCATCGGATGTCATAACGGGTAACTTAATTCCCCAAAACGCACTGCCTCAAGTCCAGCAGGGGCGCAGCTTATCGCCGGATATGTTTGTTCCGACGTTGGCCGAAAAGCCCGAAAGCAAGCCCCTGTATGACGGAGTACGTCAGGTTAAAACCTATGAACGCATCGCGGCCTGTATTTCAGGCGGAAAAAGCGGCTGTACCTGTTATTCGGATCAGGCCACACAGTTAAAAGAGGTAACCGCTGAGATGTGCAAAGATTATGTAAAAAACGGCCTGCCGTTCAATCCCTACAAAGACACCGCAACCGTCCCATACACGTCGTCTGAAACCGCGCAAGGAGTCAGCCCCGCACCGGGCGGGGAAGTGCTGGTAATGGGCGGAAAAAGCCCGCCAAACCTGATGTATGACGGCTATGTCGAAGCAGGGGAACAGTTCAGGCCGTAA
- a CDS encoding IgG-binding virulence factor TspB family protein, with translation MSLKVRHASSGMVASSSVSARIVSTVPRQTVLRNLLGKAIAGGRLAAGVGSGPVGWGITAATVAKTAYDLVAPTLEANDYRWDAEKSNFITDKEYKYCLLAPPPPTSNEWKEVECVGLGKISRQLDLKSWEHLRPIRDAICRKHWQSLLPEYKPEDGYRLVPTPMGRGCTAVSDTDYGRSAGNWRWYENTTQTITQSEFDRIIGPLADNNPTPYVNATADEKGNVPGVQTSPDVTVPNGTIVTIGPYTDSDGQPKQITVTFNTANGQTNVTVRITPRADLTPKSPTAPSSSPGSSGKPGNAPSSGSSPNSGNSNSPGISPGGSPQTDGNTRTETLPKKDTDKKDNPSGDKKDKPDPKSDEKQDEKQDGGLLCNVFPDILACDKQPEAEEPDLPIPEETVNLNFTPDNTFADNGQCPEPVTFAALGGTYSISLQPACDLAALMRPFIIAMAWLVASFFVVRVVRENA, from the coding sequence ATGTCTTTGAAAGTTCGCCATGCTTCATCAGGTATGGTTGCTTCCTCTTCCGTTTCCGCCCGTATAGTTTCCACCGTTCCCCGCCAAACCGTCCTAAGAAACCTGCTGGGCAAAGCCATTGCAGGCGGCCGCCTTGCTGCCGGTGTAGGCAGCGGCCCGGTCGGCTGGGGAATCACCGCAGCAACGGTTGCCAAAACCGCCTATGACTTGGTTGCCCCGACTTTGGAAGCAAACGATTACAGATGGGATGCCGAAAAGTCAAACTTCATAACCGACAAAGAATATAAATATTGCCTGTTGGCACCGCCGCCGCCAACATCGAACGAATGGAAAGAAGTAGAGTGTGTCGGTTTGGGCAAGATTTCAAGACAGTTGGATTTAAAATCTTGGGAACATTTACGCCCGATCCGTGATGCAATCTGCCGTAAGCACTGGCAATCACTTTTACCTGAATACAAGCCCGAAGACGGTTACCGTTTGGTTCCTACCCCAATGGGTAGGGGCTGTACCGCCGTTTCCGATACCGATTACGGCAGAAGCGCGGGTAACTGGCGGTGGTATGAAAACACCACCCAAACGATCACCCAATCCGAATTTGACCGCATCATAGGCCCTTTGGCCGACAACAACCCCACCCCTTATGTCAATGCAACCGCCGATGAAAAAGGCAATGTTCCCGGCGTACAGACCAGCCCCGATGTAACCGTACCCAACGGCACCATCGTAACCATCGGCCCCTATACCGATTCAGACGGCCAACCCAAGCAGATCACGGTAACATTCAATACCGCCAACGGCCAAACAAACGTAACGGTAAGGATAACGCCGCGCGCCGATTTAACCCCGAAGAGCCCGACCGCCCCCTCGTCAAGCCCGGGCAGTTCGGGCAAGCCGGGCAACGCTCCAAGCTCCGGCAGTTCGCCCAACTCAGGCAATTCCAACAGCCCGGGCATCAGCCCGGGCGGCTCGCCGCAAACAGACGGCAACACCCGCACCGAAACCCTGCCCAAGAAAGATACCGATAAGAAAGACAATCCTAGTGGGGATAAAAAAGACAAGCCCGACCCAAAATCAGACGAAAAACAGGATGAAAAACAAGATGGCGGCTTATTGTGCAATGTATTTCCCGATATTTTGGCGTGCGACAAACAGCCCGAAGCGGAAGAACCTGATTTGCCGATACCCGAGGAAACGGTCAATCTTAATTTCACACCTGATAATACTTTTGCAGACAACGGTCAATGTCCCGAACCGGTAACTTTTGCAGCATTAGGCGGCACTTATTCAATCAGTTTGCAGCCTGCTTGTGATTTGGCCGCATTAATGCGTCCGTTCATTATTGCCATGGCTTGGTTGGTCGCTTCGTTCTTTGTGGTCCGTGTCGTAAGAGAAAACGCATAA